A genomic stretch from Theobroma cacao cultivar B97-61/B2 chromosome 4, Criollo_cocoa_genome_V2, whole genome shotgun sequence includes:
- the LOC18602422 gene encoding probable peroxidase 61: MRRQMIVIFPLLALALSLCMVDVEGASSLQPPVKLVWHYYRVHNTCVDAEVYIRHQVEKFYKRDKTIAAKLLRLQYSDCFVTGSDGSILLDGPKSEKTAPQNRGLGGFAFIDKIKTVLEARCPGVVSCADILNLATRDAVHLAGAPSYPVLTGRKDGKTSTAASVDLPSPSISWEAALAYFKSKGLDVLDMATLLGAHSMGKTHCSYIEDRLYKFNKTGKPDPSMKASFLANQRKLCPPRLKKGQSDPLVFLNPASGPKYSFTNSYYSRVLTKEAVLGVDQQLFFGDDTKQITQEFAASFEDFRRSFALSMSRMGNINVLTGKEGEIRKNCRFTNKYNPSKN, from the exons ATGAGGAGACAAATGATTGTGATATTCCCACTGTTAGCTCTTGCACTGAGCTTGTGCATGGTGGATGTGGAGGGGGCGTCGTCGCTGCAACCGCCGGTGAAGCTGGTTTGGCATTACTATAGGGTGCATAACACGTGTGTTGATGCAGAGGTTTATATCCGGCACCAAGTAGAAAAGTTCTATAAAAGGGATAAAACTATTGCAGCTAAGCTTCTCCGGTTACAATACTCGGATTGTTTCGTTACT GGGAGTGATGGTTCAATTCTGCTAGATGGCCCAAAGTCAGAGAAGACTGCACCGCAGAACAGGGGACTGGGAGGGTTCGCTTTTATCGACAAGATCAAAACCGTACTAGAAGCTCGGTGCCCTGGGGTGGTCTCTTGTGCTGACATTCTCAACCTTGCCACTCGAGATGCAGTTCATTTG GCAGGCGCACCGTCTTATCCTGTACTTACAGGGCGAAAGGATGGTAAAACATCCACTGCAGCATCGGTTGATCTCCCCTCACCGTCCATCTCATGGGAAGCTGCTCTCGcatatttcaaatcaaaaggCTTGGATGTGTTGGATATGGCAACGCTTTTAG GAGCACATTCCATGGGGAAAACACACTGTAGCTACATTGAGGATCGGCTGTACAAGTTCAATAAAACAGGAAAGCCAGACCCAAGCATGAAGGCATCGTTCTTGGCAAACCAGAGAAAGCTATGTCCGCCGCGATTGAAAAAGGGCCAAAGCGACCCGCTGGTATTTCTGAACCCAGCATCTGGCCCCAAATATAGTTTCACCAACTCCTACTACTCCAGAGTCTTAACCAAGGAAGCTGTCCTGGGAGTTGACCAGCAGCTATTCTTTGGTGATGATACAAAGCAAATCACCCAAGAATTTGCTGCGAGCTTTGAAGATTTTAGGAGGTCATTTGCTCTTTCCATGAGTCGAATGGGAAATATCAATGTGCTAACTGGAAAGGAAGGAGAAATACGCAAAAATTGCAGATTTACAAATAAATACAATCCCAGTAAAAACTAG